CCAAATTCTATGTTGTTTTTATAACCCGTTATCATTTCTcgctttctgttttttttttctatggtaAATTTCAATACAAGCATATATATTTgattctcaaagaaaaaaaaaaagaaacagaaaaaggaaaccgGTTCTAGACCTTGGAACCAGCCGATTCAGTCTTAGATTAGTTCTAGAAAGACACGTTCAGCTCTTGATTTCaaaacctaatttttttcttttaagattTCAAATTCTCGATCCGGAATCTGTTTACTCTCGAACCGATTATCCCTACAACACAACATATAATTGTAATGCccatttttgttcttatttgtGACCATAGACAGCTTTACTGAACAGAGACAACACAAATATTAATGCACCTGCAAGTTCAACATCAATATTAAAATCACAACCATCCAAATCTGaaataaaactataaaaaaaagtcctaaacctattgtaattgtgtcaattcagtccaaaatccttttttttttttcaccaattgagtcctaaacctttttgcatttgtgccaattcaatctatccggcTAACTTTGATTGGCTAACGTGacacaatttttaattatatttttcaatttttttcctttttcctgcttctttctcttgttttttccttctccttcgtcgagtcgatcggcgatCCGACAGTGGTGACAGCCGTGCAAGGCCGACCTTATCGGCCActagcgaggtcggcctcgcccaaaTTGGGCAAGACCCTTGCCTATGCCCGATCGCCATTCAGCAATCGActggaagaagaaacaaaagaaaaaagaaacagaaaaagaaagaaaagaaaaaataataaataaatgaacaattcaaaaataataaaatattattaaaaaattattcacgtccaATCCGGCCAACTAAACTTGACAAGATGGATTGAATTCATAGAAATAacaaatgtttaagactcaattggtaaaaaataaaagatttaaaattcaattggcacaatcacTATAGATTTAAGacgtttttggtaatttccctccAAATCCGAGCATGCACAAACGTGGGTAATGCAACAGGCGATCATAACCAGAAGAGTCCAAGAATCTTGTCGTCTCTTAAGAATTACTCTATATGCTTATAGCAATCTCATGAAAGTGGGCTCCTCTACTAATTGTTATCTTctaataatgatgataatgtACTTGTCGAAAGAGCTATTTTTTTAACGATGTGAAATGACACAACCCACGTAATGCCATTGgtatttttcccttaaaaagaGCCCAATCTACATCTTCCATTAGATAAGACATAATCATATCGGTTCATATACATTTGATGCATATCTTTGAGTACCTATCAACTTTACTTAGATGAATGGAGCAATCTTCCAAACCACAGACAGGTAGCAGCCCGGAAACATCCATTACTAATTTTATTCGCAGTATACCCTCAATATTAAAGTCGGTTTAATTCACAAACATTCAAGACGAGGACTTTTTTGTAATTACAAAGATAGTATACAATGCAAAGTCAACTATTTTAAACGATCACAAAGTCTATCATATAACTTAATATACTAATTTTGTATTACTTaactattgtttttttttttttcagaattacTTAACTATTGTTTACTTACACATATATAACGgattgtaattaaacttcatcCCCCGTGACCTGCAATGTTCTTTTTCAGACTATACTGTTTATACAATCATACGACATCCAATGAACGAAACCTCTGCCTCAGATAACAGATGCGGTAGGGTTTTCAGACAATATACATTAAACCTTCCATTAATGCAACAAGCTGTCTGTACATGAGTTTTAAGGAAGTAAAATGAATTGCACAAGAGCCCACGTTTCCACATTTCCGATTTTGAATCCAGAGTTCTCGATTCCATGGAATGAAATTCTGAAAAGAAGCAGAGAAGACATCACGAAAATGGcgatgggaaaaaagaagagaaggacattttcattttcttgacatTTTCCTTCCCttgttttttgccattttttttattttttttgtgtgcgcGCTCGGGTAACAATAATGAAGTCTACAAAAGAGACCTTCTCATGACTCCAGAAAGCCGGTCATTCTAAGAATTGAATTCCGTACTTCTCTCAAATATCTCCCCTTAAGCGTCCTCCCATTGCTGAAGCACACCGAGGACGCCATCCTCGCGGCCACGCGCCGCTCGACGATCAAGTGTGGAGGCACGACCTCCCCTTCGTCGTCCCCCTCCTCAAACGCATAGCCAGGTTCAGGGGGCTGGATGAAAGTTTCCGGGATATCGACTGGCGGCGAATTCGTCATCCTCTTCTTTTTGACCTTCCTAATTTTCGACTTGCCATGCGTCCACGAGTTGTCGAGAATCGGCACCACCATTGTATTGCGGAAACTGTAGTAGTCCCGTTCGTCCTCGTCGCTACTCCGATCCAGGGTTGCTTGATCTTGATCGTTGAAAACTACATCGGATTCTTGAAATTCGAAATCCATGAAGATTTGAGGAGCGAGAGATGGCAAGTGTGCAGATATGAACAAGGTACAGAACTGGGGTTTTTGAGAGGATGTATTAATGGTGGAGGGTGGGAATGGGAGGGTTTATataggtggtggtggtggtggtggtggtggtgaaggAGTTTGGAGAATCTAAACCGTAGCGAGTACACTTCGAGATTGTTAATGATGTTTAGTCAAAGTAAAGATTATTGTAAGAAGGGGGGTGGGGGATTGAGTATGGCCCCatgtatcttcttcttcttcttcttccttttcttggtttctctctctacaagTCCTTGAGTGCGgggtttccttttctttgccttcctttctctctctaactcggGCTGCCAAAACGAAACAGCTGCCCCTTTCTTACGGCTCACGGCTGTTTTTGTTGTATAGCTTGTTTCGTTATTCAATTGACCTGGCAAAAATCACTTTCTTTCGTGCATAACCTATCTTATATGTATTAGAAAATTTGTGTCTCCATTAcagattttgatttgattaacaACTGAACGGTTAATTACACAAGTAATTTTCACATTATGGCACGTGATTAGTACTTGACTAAGATTATGTACAGCATAAGTTATTTGAAAAGTGAAGTACTTTCCTACATAAAGAATATAATGGAAAAAAAGCCACCAAGAACCTCAAACTATGAcaaatgtgacatatttatccttaacttttttttttaggatataAAAAATACCAGATTATGCTCATCGTGACACATTcactctaaactttttattgtaacataagaaatcccaaacttatacttATGTATTTATCATCATCCGTCAAGATGCCGTCGGATGATTTTTCAGCTACAATAACGtagtttttattttacttaagcCCCGTGAGCGCCATGCTAACATTGTTTGCCTTCCAATGTCCATATATGTAGATTTTTAATGGTGCTCATTGACGAAACCTTGATGAAGGGTAAAGATGCCACATAGGcacaaatttgggatttttggtgtcacagaaaaaagtttgagataaatatgtTATAGTGGGTATAgtctatatttttttaatttttaattctcttttttccttttttttcctctcgccGTTGCCGAGCCTCTAAGATCGGCCACAAGCGTGGGtcggcgaggctcgagctcgcctgTGGCGATCTCCGGTAGGAAGaaagccaaagaaaaagaaagaaaataaaataaaaattatcaaaataacaGATTTTTTAAAACCTCAACAATTGTCCATGTTAGAGCTAGTCGTACCACGTAGGATGTGCGGCATCCACGtgagcaattttcggccaaatgacgacgtgaaaaatgaaatagattTTCCTTAAGAtatgaaataaatattttccagtttatTTTTAGGCCTCAATCATATATCGAAaagtattattattttttctgaaaaatgacatattgaaaaacatttttgaaaaatatcacgTTTTCGCGAAGGCAAACAAAGCCTTCAATATCATCAATTTCTCCCCGATCTTTTCTTCACCTCGTGCAATTTGACTACCTTTTCCCCCCTTTTCCCAACATTTTGCTTTCTTTCATTGAATTATTTCGATCCGTCCGATCTTAGTCAAATGCGATGGTCAACGATGGTATCCCACGATAGCGATATCAACCACTCAATGGGCGGTGGAGATAGCAAGTGTCACAACAATAGTTGCGTCAGACTCACAGAAAGTTTTTTTCTTAATATCTAAGTTTAAAGGAACAGTATAGTTCTATGGAGCTATATATACAAACTCGTCAATCATTTCGAAACTGTCATCAACTCCGGTCCCTACATacgaaaaaaattgtcaaaaaagatctaaacctattatacttttatcaatttagttataaataatttaatcttgtcgattcaatcctaaatctttcaattttgtaaaAGTATAAATTGAGAAATAGCAATTTTTTTATGGAGAGAATATAACATATATGAAAGCGGTGCAACACGTGTGCCGTGACGTCGCGGGTCTCTGTCGTGAACTTTTATCCCATCGGTATTTCAGGCCAAGGGGGAATATAATCAAGGTCGTTTTCTTTGACTcggtttttctttcttgaggCTTTGATTTTATCCGTGAAAACTCCCACATCCCAAGCCcgttttcaagaaatcgtggaGCAAGGGCGAATATTCGCTGAAGCTTTCAATCAAAAACCAGGAATGCATAGAGGCTAACACGCTAGAAATTGTTCAACTGTGGATGAGAACAAAGTCTCATTTGTGCATgtggaaaaagcaaaaaaaaaagtgcgagAAAAATACTCTTAGAAATACTATTTGCAGTCATGTACGTCAAGTACCCTAATAGCACATGTAATCATTGTGTCGGtccacaaaaaatttagtttatcATGCCAGCggtagaaataaaaaagaaaaaggatacgATCATTGAaagccctaaaacttgtcaaaaaaatataattgaattctaaaaattatcaaaaagtgcaatcaagtcataaaacttgtaaaaTTGATGGAATTGAGTCATCTATTTAATTCCATCTAATTGGCTAACAGAAAATACtaaagtgaaattttttattactttctccaTTCTACGTGACattgacgtggctaaaacaagAATGATCAGTCCAAAATGATGCTGTTTAGTTATATGTTAGttaaattacattaaaaataaaataaattacaaaaatctaATGAGTTGCCTCCCCGCCCCCAACCATCTTTGGAAGGGCTGATGATGCTAGGGGGTTGGTTGGCTGAGGTAGCCGAGCCTAGGCTAGTGGCTAGCGATCGTAGACGAAGGCCTACGGGGCTGGGGTTTGGGGTTTTGGGGGAGAGGTGGTGGATGGCTAGGCGACTACCCTGTCGGGCCCCCCAAATAGCGGCTACCCTTAGCCCCGATCTCGGGAGGGCCCGCAAGCCCCCGGCTTTCCGGCAATGTTGGGGGCACCGACGGCGAGGGCCTGCAAGGCCCTCACCGGTTTTGCTTCATTAGTTTATTCTTATGATATGatttaattaatatatattaaaaataaaatttgaaccaaaatgacgtcattttggaCTTATCTTTCTTGTCTTAGCCCCGTCAAGCAccacttagagagagagagagagagaaagtattAAAACAAGCCATGTCAGTATTTTCCGTTAGCCGAATTGGACGGAATTAACGAAAGGAGTCGATTGCATTAATTTGgcaatttttaggacttgattacactttttaaaaattttaggacttaattgtactttcgtaacaagttttagaacttttagtGCACATATCTTAGAAAAAATTAGTGGATTATTTGACAATAAAACTTAAAATCATGTGATTTTACGTGAACGGTGGATACCAATATTAGTAAGGCTAATTTTGTATAAAGGAACTTAAAAGTTATTCATTTTAGTTGCCATTTTAGTATTAGGAATAGGTATGCTATTCAACATTATGCACCTATCTGGGTGGAAATTTACTTCTGTTGATGAGATGACAagagatgtaaaaaaaaaaagaaaccacaaAACTAAGTCGAAGTTAATCGAGTTGATTAAGGCGATCATGATGTGCTAATTTCGATTACTCTAATATCCTCCACAACTTTGGATAAATAACAAGGATCTCTCTAGTGTAAACATATATTGTAGTATATGCATTCTACAtcgtctccaaaaaaaaaaaaaaatcaatttgcaaattttaacTCGGTTAAAATATTTCGaatctatttttcaaattttaaatatgaGGGTTGATGACGTAATTTAGTACTCTTATATCTAGAAAGAGGAACCAATGTCATCTCTtcgggtgcgtttgtttcgcagaaaatgaaggATTATGAAAATATAATCTTAAAAATATATcgcttatatctcttacaaaaatgagcgaaagaaaaaaaaaatcttcgtctacgaaaatatttacatataatttgctaattatttcatgcaattatttttagaaaaatacttctcaaatcattcaatttcatgaaacaaacagagcctcgGTCCGATTCTGATTTCTTTATTTCTGATTGGAGGAAATTTGTTTCGTGACTTGTGGTTATCGATTACATATTTCTATATCAACTCCATCTACTTTTTCCTTTAAactaaaatgacaaaagaaattcaaaaagaaaaaccatagCCCCTCTGCCTCCTACCCTTCTCATacaagaaaattactaaaaaattcataaatctataataattgtgccaattcagttttaaacatttttttcttagttaTAATCTGCACGACGGTGAAGCCGGtctaaagctttttttttcttcccttccttcttcttcctcctgcaGATTGCCAGAATGGTGATAGATCAAAGTTGGAcagatagactaaattggcatgaatacaaaaagtttatgactcattaTAATTGCAAGAGGTTTATTGACTGATTTCGATAATTCTCCTATTCTCCTACTCACTCGATGATTGTTTTAGTCCTTTTGTTTTCAAAGAACTCAAACAATGGGCGGCCGTTCATCTTTCTACGTAGTAACTTAGAGCAGAAGTTTAAAATGCATCTGCCGAGGCCCTCATGTTGAAAATTTTGGTGCCTTTCTGGGTGCAATGAATTGCAAAGAACTCGTCCACTGGTTTAATGGTTTACGATGGAAGATATCAACTTCACAAGGATTAGGTTTTCAAATCTACAAAGATTCGGTTTGCGCGCTGTACAGTGCAACAGAAGGAAGACAAACCATCTGGTTCGATACTGAACAGTTCAGCTTACTTACCTTAATTAATTGGAATGTTGCGGCTCTAATCATGTTACTTAATCAACCCTTGATTATGACTTGATGAGCCTCAAGCTTGGCATGAACTAGGTTGCTGTCGGAGTACGAAAAAGCTACAGCTTGGAGCCAGTGGGGTTCGGTCTTGTATTCTCAGATTGCTTTAAATGCATTGTGAAGCATTACTGCTGGAACGCAATTTCTATATTTGGTTAGATACTTAAAAGAGAGGAGATCGGGGTTACTAAGTATTCATTCTCTCATCCAGCATTTATGGATTTGCTACAATTGTTTAGGCAGGAgccaaacacgggatatgataaagCTTATCGTATCCCGGCTTTTATCCCGATTACCAAAGTGGCTTAAATGTACAATACTCATCCGATTCTCTTCaaatcaagtgaaaaaaaaaattcttattgtAATAGTCTACCTAAATTTAggggaaaatatcaaaaaagttataaatttattgcattagtacctattcgattttaaacctttcagttggaccaatttagtcttaaatcttctcACAccgatatcaatttagtctattcgatcaattttggctggaaatcgctgacatacACGCCAGCCATCCTACGCGGTACGGTCGGCACCGACATGGacatttataaatatatttttatatttttttcttttttctttcctttttctattagCCGATGGTCGGCGAGGCTGGCCTCACCTAGGCAAGGGCGAGCATTGGCGAGGCCCCCCTCCGCGGCTAGCAATGTTGACCATCGCCCAAACGAGGAAAGCTTGCGGTCTCTTGCCCTTGCCCAAGTGAGGCCAATTTGGCATGTGTGAGGGTCGGCTTTACCGGATGTGGCGAGGGGGGCCTCATTGGCACTCGCCCTCGCCAGCCACCTacaaacaataaaagaaaaagaaaaaggaaaaaattaataaatgatatacaaaaaaatattttcatattagcGTCAATCGTGCCGTGTAGGACGGTTGTCGTCCGTattagcgattttcaatcaaaattatcaGATCTGCTTAATTAGTActaatgtgaaaagatttagggttaaattggtacaattaaaatatttaggattgaataggTACTGATACAACATGTTTGGGGCCTTTTTGTTACCTCTTCCCCTAAATTTAAGACTCTGATTTCTTAACCAATGAAATTAGTGAGACATGTCGCTGGTGGAAATTTGTTTGTCGATATGTGAAACATGTTTTGCCATGTAAAATATCTGGGAATAAATGGATTTCATCCTTCATCAATCTCTCCAcaagattctctctctttcaagcCTAACTTTCCCCAAGAGCTAGAATTTGTCAGTTTGCTTCCTCATAAAGGAGATGGAGAGCCTTATCCGCTTAGGAGACTTGTGAGCTCCCCCGGCTGAAAATAGGAGGAGTCCACGGCAGAGACTTTGGAACAGTAACGTGGTACTCTCATTCAGGAACTTTTTCACTTCTACTAATGTGACAATTTTGTCATTTATATTATGCCTTCAGTAGCTACGTTACGACTCAAAATTCTAGGCAACTATTGATGTCGATGATAGTTCTGAAATGATCACCGCGTTACCTTACATTATGAGGTAAAACTAAATTAGTCATTTCGACCAAATATTGGCTTAATAACTATCCCTGGAttttgttgacaaaaaaaaaaaactatcctTGGATTTAATTAAAgatttaattattaaaataaagcTCTCCCACATAAGTCACGACGCACCTATCGTCGCGACATTGGCTGCCTACATGGCCCATCTCTTTTTCAGCCCTCAGGGAAAGGTTTGCCCATGGAAAGGTCAACATCTTTATTGATTTATTCCGCATCTCCACAAGTCCCACTTCCTTCTAATTTTGCCTAAGCTAGATCACAGCATACTTGGAGCATGTTTAGTAacgtttttgtttcaaaaaaataattttgattaaatcaattttttttattctattttcgggatgagttttagagaatcggaatgcgtttggtaacttcataaaatttctatttctgaaataggaacgcgtttgataactatataaaatttatgttctggtaaataatttttctttgcaatttatagtttaaaatcaaataattacataatcacatttaaTACCATGCGGATGGCGGACCTAAGCAATTGATAACATACAAATGGTCACTCATGTAGCATGGTACTCCGACAATAAATCAGATAAAgcttagaaaaaatcaaaaggtaaaatcaccaaaaacaagattggccagttgaatggactcatttcctacttattgagatttttttagaattttcgggattttttggaatgatttgcccatgaagggaaaaatcgtcatttgggagaaatcaaaagtcaaatttgtcaaaaataggattgaccaattgaaatgacccatctcctaatttttgagaattttttgaattttttgtaattttttccaattttttagatttttttttatgaagtttacattttttggatttttttaatcattatctaattttttttattaatttcccgaaatttttattaaaaaatttatcaagacCGGGTCGGGTTGACCCTGCCCACGCCTCGCGAGCGCCCGACAAAAGTGAAAGAATACTATCGTTGcctttttgattctcaaaagtattttttttttttggagaaataattttttttgttttttatttttggttcaaaagtgttctcgagAGCATAATCAGAAtgagaatcagaattatttgcATTACTaaacatgtttctcattttttttttgtttcggagaacataaatagaaatagaagaACAAAAACATTACTAAACAAGCCCTTAATAAACGGGAGAAGAACACCAAAAgtatcaaaatttatgtatggcactcactttagtacaACAAATTTTCGTAGGATAACTTATGTaccaaatcggaaaaaaa
The sequence above is drawn from the Rhodamnia argentea isolate NSW1041297 chromosome 9, ASM2092103v1, whole genome shotgun sequence genome and encodes:
- the LOC115753016 gene encoding uncharacterized protein LOC115753016 gives rise to the protein MDFEFQESDVVFNDQDQATLDRSSDEDERDYYSFRNTMVVPILDNSWTHGKSKIRKVKKKRMTNSPPVDIPETFIQPPEPGYAFEEGDDEGEVVPPHLIVERRVAARMASSVCFSNGRTLKGRYLREVRNSILRMTGFLES